A portion of the Micromonospora vinacea genome contains these proteins:
- a CDS encoding GNAT family N-acetyltransferase, which yields MIEIRVLTPDDWPTWRELRLAALSEAPGAFGSRLADWQGDGDREQRWRDRLSIPGSHNLVAVLDGSPVGMSSGVPTADPLMMDLISMWVHPDARGKGVGDCLVDEVARWAHERGADRLRLSVMPDNTPAKALYERVGFTQTDELGDLLPDGVGREQVMQRTL from the coding sequence ATGATCGAGATCAGGGTGCTCACCCCCGATGACTGGCCCACCTGGCGCGAACTGCGGCTGGCCGCCCTCAGCGAGGCGCCGGGAGCGTTCGGCTCCCGGCTCGCCGACTGGCAGGGCGACGGCGACCGCGAGCAACGCTGGCGCGACCGGCTGAGCATCCCCGGCTCACACAACCTGGTAGCCGTCCTGGACGGGAGTCCGGTCGGGATGTCGAGCGGCGTGCCGACTGCGGACCCGCTGATGATGGACCTGATCTCGATGTGGGTGCACCCCGACGCCCGCGGCAAGGGTGTCGGCGACTGCCTGGTGGATGAGGTGGCGCGCTGGGCCCACGAGCGCGGCGCCGACCGGCTGCGCCTCAGCGTCATGCCGGACAACACGCCCGCAAAGGCCCTCTACGAGCGCGTGGGCTTCACGCAGACCGACGAGCTGGGCGATCTCCTACCCGACGGCGTAGGCCGCGAACAGGTAATGCAACGCACCCTCTAA